The following are encoded in a window of Aerococcus sanguinicola genomic DNA:
- a CDS encoding carbohydrate ABC transporter permease, with protein sequence MEANIPMVKKEKSTWKKLQGYTYLIPAILILVLFMFWPFIQTIVRSSFLTDGMGRSTEFILFDNYIELFQSPSFWNSIIVTLKFVLIVVATGVVIGFATALLCQKTFPGLKFFSTSYAMPMAIASAGMAMIFQVMLNPSIGIINQAFNMSVNWLTDPTLALIAVGILTGWLNSGMNFLYFSSGLASIDDSLYESASIDGANSFQQFTNITLPSLKPTMFFVLVTNIINAFQGFGQINILTKGGPGEATNVIVYDIYRNAFMNYRYGFASAESVILFLIVMLLTFIMFRVRKGLDH encoded by the coding sequence TTGGAAGCAAATATTCCTATGGTTAAAAAAGAAAAGAGCACCTGGAAGAAGCTGCAAGGTTATACCTACCTGATTCCAGCCATTTTAATCTTAGTGCTCTTTATGTTCTGGCCCTTTATCCAAACCATCGTCCGGAGTAGTTTCTTAACAGACGGAATGGGACGGAGCACAGAATTTATTTTATTCGATAATTATATTGAATTGTTTCAAAGCCCTAGTTTTTGGAACTCAATCATTGTAACCCTTAAATTTGTACTGATTGTGGTGGCGACGGGAGTGGTTATCGGCTTCGCGACCGCCTTGCTCTGCCAGAAAACTTTCCCTGGTTTGAAGTTTTTCTCAACTTCCTATGCCATGCCCATGGCTATTGCCTCGGCAGGGATGGCTATGATCTTCCAGGTCATGTTGAATCCGTCAATTGGGATTATCAACCAGGCCTTTAACATGTCGGTTAACTGGCTGACCGATCCCACTTTGGCTTTAATTGCAGTTGGTATTTTGACCGGCTGGTTGAATAGCGGGATGAACTTCTTATACTTTAGTTCGGGCTTGGCTAGTATTGATGATAGCCTCTACGAATCGGCTTCGATTGATGGGGCTAACTCTTTCCAACAATTTACCAATATTACCCTCCCATCCCTGAAACCGACTATGTTCTTCGTTCTGGTCACCAATATTATTAATGCCTTCCAAGGTTTCGGACAAATCAATATCTTGACCAAGGGTGGCCCTGGTGAAGCGACCAACGTGATTGTCTATGATATCTACCGCAATGCCTTTATGAACTACCGCTACGGTTTTGCTTCAGCGGAATCGGTTATCTTATTCCTCATCGTTATGCTACTCACCTTTATCATGTTTAGAGTCAGAAAGGGGCTAGACCATTAA
- a CDS encoding ABC transporter substrate-binding protein, with protein sequence MKFNQLLKSTVILSGLSLLLAACGNSGDAGSADSGQANSADSEGKTELVFWHGMGGETGKALDELVADFNNSQDEVFVNAQYQGTYDETLTKLRSSASGEAVGADLVQVFEQGTAFMIDSGLTVPVQEYVDKNNFDLSQLEPNLLAYYSLDDQLHSMPFNSSTPILYYNKDVLEKAGMSEAPSNMEEIFENADKLTEQESVTMPISVGVYGWYIEQWINKMGEDMFNNGNGRESAPTEVVFDDNGSMERVLEMWNEGEEKGYMPNVGREGGQPEFVSGQSAMTVGSTANLRQILTEVNDRFEVGTAYYPGLTAEDDQGVSIGGASLWMIDSGDDAKKDATWKFIEYLVSPKVQAKWNAATGYFPVNLNSHEEEEFKKNLEEFPQFETAINQLHDSEPSDQGAISGVNQEARQIYEAELESLLNGSDAPADAVKRMADQTNSALENYNKVNK encoded by the coding sequence ATGAAATTTAATCAATTATTGAAATCAACCGTGATTTTATCCGGGCTCAGCTTGCTTTTAGCAGCTTGCGGTAATTCTGGCGACGCTGGCAGTGCAGATTCTGGCCAAGCCAATTCTGCTGACAGTGAAGGTAAGACTGAACTTGTTTTCTGGCATGGCATGGGCGGAGAAACAGGGAAAGCTCTAGATGAGTTAGTGGCAGACTTTAACAATTCCCAAGATGAAGTCTTCGTCAATGCCCAGTACCAAGGGACTTATGATGAAACCTTGACCAAGTTAAGATCTTCTGCTTCTGGTGAAGCGGTAGGGGCAGACCTGGTTCAAGTTTTTGAGCAGGGGACTGCCTTTATGATTGATTCAGGACTAACGGTTCCTGTTCAAGAATATGTTGATAAGAACAACTTTGACTTAAGCCAATTAGAACCTAACCTCTTAGCTTACTATAGCTTGGATGACCAGCTCCACTCCATGCCTTTTAACTCATCCACACCGATCTTATACTACAACAAGGATGTCCTTGAAAAGGCTGGTATGTCCGAAGCACCTTCTAACATGGAAGAAATCTTTGAGAATGCAGATAAATTAACTGAACAAGAGAGCGTCACCATGCCTATCTCAGTTGGAGTCTATGGTTGGTATATTGAGCAATGGATCAATAAGATGGGCGAAGATATGTTCAACAACGGCAACGGTCGGGAATCCGCACCAACGGAAGTTGTTTTCGATGATAATGGCTCGATGGAACGTGTCCTCGAAATGTGGAATGAAGGCGAAGAGAAGGGCTATATGCCGAATGTAGGCCGCGAAGGTGGACAACCTGAATTTGTTTCAGGTCAATCGGCAATGACCGTTGGCTCAACTGCCAATCTCCGTCAAATCTTAACCGAAGTGAACGACCGCTTCGAAGTTGGAACGGCTTATTATCCCGGTCTAACAGCTGAAGATGACCAAGGGGTATCAATCGGTGGGGCTTCCCTCTGGATGATCGATTCCGGAGATGATGCCAAGAAAGATGCGACTTGGAAATTCATCGAATACCTTGTATCACCAAAAGTCCAAGCTAAGTGGAATGCGGCAACGGGTTATTTCCCAGTTAACTTAAACTCCCACGAAGAAGAAGAGTTCAAGAAGAACTTGGAGGAATTCCCACAATTTGAAACAGCTATTAACCAATTACACGATTCTGAACCATCCGACCAAGGGGCTATTTCAGGGGTCAACCAAGAAGCTCGTCAAATCTATGAAGCTGAATTAGAAAGCTTGCTCAATGGGTCTGATGCACCAGCTGATGCGGTGAAACGGATGGCTGACCAAACTAATTCTGCCCTTGAAAACTACAACAAGGTTAACAAATAA
- a CDS encoding Ppx/GppA family phosphatase, giving the protein MKERIGLVDIGSNTIRLIVVDIDDHFGLHEIQNIKIPARLYHHLDEESIMDQAGIDLLCQILDNFAHESQILKADKLLPKATAAIRQSKNYQEILDTVKERTGITIDIVSGDKEAYYGYNAIIHTMSDHDALTIDIGGGSTEITYFKNKEIQASHSFPFGAVSLTEKFFADKDHDDKSAIKKARKFVRKQFTDFDFIKEAQLPIIAVGGSARNVTRVHQLQHDYPLAGIHNYQMSEEDLEDTLDLFLSLSDKELRKLDGLSTDRADIITPACLVFSELMACVQAPCFKFSQYGLREGILYEYIEDHYPAPYDIFHIQRQTIEGLTNTYHFSMADHAQRVDIVRQVYTCLSQQEFLDWNEQEKRLLIYGAYLYFCGRFIERGSASQHTFYLLSNSNMNGFDHKERVAISLIASYKNKTLFKQYSEEFQDLFTEDELDRIQAMGGLIKFSESLNDSHFNIISSVDMIIQNDTLILRIFYNGTLISEVYRAEDQKKHIERIIDRDIQLDFIPTTAHNL; this is encoded by the coding sequence ATGAAAGAAAGAATTGGCCTCGTCGACATCGGTTCCAATACCATCCGTCTGATTGTGGTGGATATTGACGACCATTTTGGCCTGCATGAAATTCAAAATATTAAGATCCCAGCCCGCCTATACCACCACTTAGATGAAGAAAGTATCATGGACCAAGCCGGGATTGACCTACTCTGCCAAATCCTCGATAACTTCGCCCACGAAAGCCAGATCCTGAAGGCAGACAAGCTCCTCCCCAAGGCCACCGCAGCCATCCGCCAGTCCAAAAATTACCAGGAAATTTTGGATACGGTCAAAGAGCGCACAGGCATCACGATCGATATCGTCTCCGGTGACAAGGAAGCTTACTACGGTTACAATGCGATCATCCACACCATGTCCGACCACGATGCGCTGACCATCGATATCGGCGGGGGGTCAACTGAAATTACCTATTTCAAAAACAAAGAAATTCAAGCTTCCCACTCCTTCCCTTTCGGTGCGGTCTCCCTAACGGAAAAATTCTTTGCTGACAAGGACCATGACGATAAGTCCGCCATCAAAAAAGCCCGCAAATTTGTACGCAAACAATTTACCGACTTCGACTTCATTAAAGAAGCCCAGCTACCCATTATTGCTGTGGGTGGGTCAGCCCGTAACGTCACCCGGGTCCACCAACTCCAGCACGACTACCCCTTGGCCGGTATCCATAATTATCAGATGTCTGAAGAAGACCTCGAAGATACCCTGGACCTCTTTCTCTCCTTGTCCGATAAAGAACTACGTAAATTGGACGGACTATCAACCGACCGGGCGGATATTATTACTCCAGCTTGCCTAGTCTTTAGCGAATTGATGGCCTGTGTCCAAGCCCCCTGCTTTAAATTCAGCCAATACGGTTTACGCGAGGGCATCCTCTATGAATATATTGAAGACCACTACCCTGCCCCCTACGATATCTTCCACATCCAGAGACAGACCATTGAGGGCTTAACCAACACCTACCACTTCTCCATGGCAGACCACGCCCAACGCGTGGATATCGTCCGCCAAGTCTATACCTGCCTCAGCCAGCAGGAATTCTTGGACTGGAATGAGCAAGAGAAACGCCTGCTCATCTATGGCGCCTACCTCTATTTCTGCGGCCGCTTTATCGAAAGAGGATCCGCCTCCCAACACACCTTTTACCTGCTATCCAACTCCAACATGAATGGTTTCGACCACAAAGAGCGGGTGGCTATTAGCCTCATTGCTTCCTATAAAAATAAGACACTCTTTAAACAATACAGCGAAGAATTCCAAGACCTCTTCACAGAAGACGAATTGGATCGGATCCAAGCAATGGGCGGTTTAATCAAGTTTTCAGAGTCTCTCAATGACTCACACTTCAATATTATAAGTTCAGTTGATATGATTATTCAAAATGATACATTAATTTTACGTATTTTTTACAATGGTACGTTAATATCAGAAGTGTACCGTGCGGAAGATCAGAAGAAACATATTGAGCGGATTATTGACCGAGATATCCAGCTCGATTTTATTCCGACGACTGCGCATAATCTATAA
- a CDS encoding carbohydrate ABC transporter permease, with amino-acid sequence MESVLSQDKSLKKEQANPPRGKSKNRWWLLILNVIMWLFVMFPLIYAFLMAIKPASELYNPESILIPQEITLTNFVDVFSMAPIATYIKNSLIVSLAITASQIVTSLLAGFAFQFIEFKGKKIIYALILSTMMIPGEAVIISQFLMVSSWGWNDTLIVLIVPYMVSAFNIFLCCQALENFPYEIYEAAKIDGCSDIRFLFTIMTPLLKPTIGAMAVQSFLSGWNMYMWPLLVTNNDQARTVQVGIGMLNSVDSQSMVLMVAGVVICMLPSLAIFIFGQRNMVKGLTQGAVKG; translated from the coding sequence ATGGAATCCGTACTCAGTCAAGACAAAAGTCTAAAGAAAGAACAAGCTAATCCGCCGCGGGGTAAATCCAAGAATCGCTGGTGGCTCTTAATCTTAAATGTGATCATGTGGCTCTTCGTGATGTTCCCTTTGATTTATGCCTTCTTAATGGCTATCAAACCAGCTAGTGAACTCTATAATCCAGAAAGCATCCTCATTCCGCAAGAAATTACTTTGACTAACTTTGTCGATGTTTTCTCCATGGCGCCAATTGCCACTTATATCAAAAATTCCCTCATTGTTTCCCTAGCTATCACAGCTTCGCAGATCGTTACCTCACTATTGGCTGGCTTCGCCTTCCAATTTATTGAATTTAAGGGCAAGAAGATTATCTACGCACTCATCCTATCGACCATGATGATTCCAGGGGAGGCAGTGATTATTTCCCAATTCTTGATGGTCTCTTCTTGGGGCTGGAATGATACCTTAATTGTGCTCATCGTTCCTTATATGGTTTCAGCCTTCAATATTTTCTTGTGCTGCCAAGCCTTGGAGAACTTCCCTTATGAAATTTACGAGGCAGCTAAGATCGATGGCTGCTCTGATATCCGCTTCCTGTTCACCATTATGACGCCGCTATTGAAACCAACAATTGGCGCCATGGCCGTACAATCTTTCTTATCGGGTTGGAATATGTACATGTGGCCACTCCTCGTTACCAATAATGACCAGGCGCGGACGGTTCAAGTTGGGATTGGCATGCTCAACAGTGTTGATTCTCAGTCCATGGTGCTCATGGTTGCAGGAGTTGTAATTTGTATGCTACCAAGTTTGGCTATCTTTATCTTCGGCCAACGGAATATGGTAAAAGGTTTAACGCAAGGTGCAGTAAAGGGGTAG